The following are from one region of the Arcobacter defluvii genome:
- a CDS encoding GspE/PulE family protein, with protein sequence MNINEVHNLNLTAFDEVENYITALKNYVLYTKIDEKVVIALSKEYMSVSFDYLSKIKTDEEIIFLDEISFEKLYNRFLEIKTDKEMSAIQQEQEDATLSDDDFSVSEFLKVGSDILTSEESAPIIKFVNSLFYQAIKKKSSDIHIEMHEFKAEVKYRVDGVLVKHIELDKNIMSLVISRIKVISNLDISEKRVPQDGRTQIKIAGKSLDIRVSILPTFYGERVVMRILMQSEDIKSVKELGFPTYITDELEKTLQNSYGMVLVTGPTGSGKSTTLHSLLHQVVSVEKNIITVEDPVEYKSNAFSQIQVNTKVGLTFASGLRSILRQDPDIIMVGEIRDSETASIAVQSALTGHLLFSTLHTNRAPAAITRLIDMGVEKFLISSSLLAVLAQRLVRKLCPVCKCEDESMASHKFFGFDTTKTIYKANGCKACNFTGYSGRVAIGELFIIDDEIKEYLKGEVDDNTLMKLANKNGMISLDKQLKSMLENGETSVDEVIRIGIK encoded by the coding sequence ATGAATATAAATGAAGTTCATAATCTAAATTTAACAGCTTTTGATGAGGTTGAGAATTATATAACAGCTTTAAAAAACTATGTTTTATATACAAAAATTGATGAAAAAGTTGTAATTGCTTTATCAAAAGAGTATATGAGTGTTTCATTTGATTATTTATCAAAAATAAAAACAGATGAAGAGATAATTTTCTTAGATGAAATCTCTTTTGAAAAACTTTATAATAGATTTTTAGAGATAAAAACTGATAAAGAGATGAGTGCGATTCAACAAGAACAAGAAGATGCAACATTAAGTGATGATGATTTTTCTGTAAGTGAGTTTTTAAAAGTTGGAAGTGATATTTTAACTTCTGAAGAATCAGCTCCAATTATCAAATTTGTAAATTCACTTTTTTATCAAGCAATAAAGAAAAAATCTTCAGATATTCATATAGAGATGCATGAATTTAAAGCAGAGGTAAAATATAGAGTTGATGGAGTTTTAGTAAAACATATAGAGCTTGATAAAAATATTATGTCTTTGGTAATTTCAAGAATAAAAGTTATTTCAAATTTGGATATTAGTGAAAAAAGAGTTCCACAAGATGGAAGAACTCAAATCAAAATAGCTGGAAAGAGTTTGGATATAAGGGTTTCAATATTACCAACTTTTTATGGTGAAAGAGTTGTTATGAGAATCTTGATGCAAAGTGAAGATATAAAAAGTGTAAAAGAGCTTGGATTTCCTACTTATATAACTGATGAGCTAGAAAAAACTTTACAAAACTCTTATGGTATGGTTTTAGTTACTGGTCCAACAGGTAGTGGAAAATCAACAACTTTGCACTCGCTTTTACATCAAGTTGTAAGTGTTGAAAAAAATATCATAACTGTTGAAGACCCAGTTGAGTATAAATCAAATGCCTTTTCTCAAATACAAGTAAATACAAAAGTAGGGCTTACTTTTGCAAGTGGTTTGAGGTCGATTTTAAGACAAGATCCAGATATTATAATGGTTGGAGAGATAAGAGATAGTGAAACAGCTTCAATTGCAGTTCAATCAGCTTTAACAGGACACTTATTATTTTCAACACTTCATACAAATAGAGCGCCAGCAGCAATAACAAGACTTATAGATATGGGAGTTGAAAAGTTTTTAATCTCTTCATCTTTACTTGCAGTTTTAGCTCAAAGATTAGTGCGAAAACTTTGTCCAGTTTGTAAATGTGAAGATGAATCAATGGCATCACACAAATTTTTTGGCTTTGATACAACAAAAACAATCTATAAAGCAAATGGTTGTAAAGCTTGTAATTTCACAGGTTATAGTGGAAGAGTTGCTATTGGAGAACTTTTTATAATAGATGATGAGATAAAAGAGTATCTAAAAGGTGAAGTTGATGATAATACTTTGATGAAACTTGCAAATAAAAATGGAATGATAAGTTTAGATAAGCAACTTAAATCAATGCTTGAAAACGGTGAAACATCTGTTGATGAAGTAATAAGAATAGGTATAAAATAA
- a CDS encoding secretin N-terminal domain-containing protein — MRLINKILVVSLIVLQLNGADDKVNINFKDLKVMDLIKITSKIIDKNILITEDIKGNVDFVSNKPVNKDELIKILGYVLEDKGYSLVQTDEILRIVKLNESANSNVPIANNNSSNDLYWMVTEVFTVKDADVDYVASKIRHLISKDAKMVTNKDSNALVITDFKDNIDTVKEVVKIMTSGANKNSVIVELKNIDASEAKKNLDAIAKSKFNEKVETQKVSVVENKDNNSVVIIGEAGNINYLARYIKNVDEGSSLIKREVKVFSLKNVEAINVIKILDSVVGKKTYSDPNRKPLISADEETNTIIVMGPADELEYIQTLMDELDKEKAQVYVQARIIEVNDELVNNIGVQYGIFGGTAGSNGLATFSSNLNGGSNSISLVKDAIGLDIPDIKSGLALGASLNLLKQNGALDVVSEPSILAVNNKESSIYVGEKISVETSSSVTDGGTERTNYQREDVGLTLKVKPRISSESKVTLEINALLEGIKSTKVSAGQNPDTLKKEIKTTAILNNGESVIIGGLIENRSESTVQKVPVLGDIPLVGSLFTNDSTTNKKNNLVVIVTPYMIPKAKDITYVRNQLAELKGMEDRYLADSLIRLKEDAIKKKLEAQKREEKIKNLNEQLKDLNSETSINKDSQAEHDKRVKELLGQ; from the coding sequence ATGAGATTGATTAATAAAATTTTAGTTGTAAGTTTGATAGTTTTACAATTAAATGGTGCTGATGATAAAGTAAATATAAATTTCAAAGATTTAAAAGTTATGGATTTGATAAAAATAACTTCAAAAATCATAGATAAAAATATTTTAATAACAGAAGATATAAAAGGTAATGTTGATTTTGTTTCTAATAAACCAGTAAATAAAGATGAATTAATCAAAATCTTAGGATATGTTCTTGAAGACAAAGGTTATTCTTTGGTTCAAACCGATGAAATTTTAAGAATTGTAAAACTAAATGAAAGTGCAAATAGCAATGTCCCAATCGCAAATAATAATTCATCAAATGATTTATATTGGATGGTAACAGAAGTTTTTACTGTAAAAGATGCTGATGTTGATTATGTTGCTTCAAAAATAAGACATCTTATTTCAAAAGATGCGAAAATGGTTACAAATAAAGATTCAAATGCTTTAGTAATAACTGATTTCAAAGACAATATTGATACAGTAAAAGAAGTAGTTAAAATCATGACAAGTGGTGCAAATAAAAATAGTGTTATAGTTGAACTTAAAAATATAGATGCAAGTGAAGCTAAAAAAAATCTAGATGCAATTGCAAAATCAAAATTTAATGAAAAAGTAGAAACTCAAAAAGTTTCAGTTGTTGAGAATAAAGATAATAATTCTGTTGTAATTATTGGAGAAGCAGGAAATATTAACTATCTTGCACGATATATTAAAAATGTCGATGAAGGAAGTTCTCTAATAAAAAGAGAAGTAAAAGTTTTTTCTTTAAAAAATGTAGAAGCTATAAACGTTATAAAAATACTTGATTCTGTTGTTGGTAAAAAAACATATAGTGATCCAAATAGAAAGCCATTGATTTCAGCTGATGAAGAAACAAATACAATAATTGTTATGGGACCAGCTGATGAGCTTGAATATATTCAAACATTAATGGATGAATTAGATAAAGAGAAAGCTCAAGTTTATGTGCAAGCTAGAATTATTGAAGTTAATGATGAATTAGTAAATAATATTGGAGTTCAATATGGAATTTTTGGAGGAACAGCTGGAAGTAATGGACTTGCAACTTTCTCATCAAATTTAAATGGTGGTTCAAATTCAATCTCTTTAGTAAAAGATGCTATTGGATTAGATATTCCTGATATAAAATCAGGTCTTGCTCTTGGTGCTTCTTTAAATCTACTTAAACAAAATGGAGCTTTAGATGTGGTTTCTGAACCATCTATTTTAGCTGTAAATAATAAAGAGAGTTCAATTTATGTTGGTGAAAAAATTTCTGTTGAAACTTCAAGTAGTGTAACTGATGGTGGAACTGAAAGAACAAATTATCAAAGAGAAGATGTAGGACTTACACTTAAAGTAAAACCTAGAATTTCAAGTGAATCAAAAGTGACATTGGAAATAAATGCTTTATTAGAGGGAATTAAATCTACAAAAGTATCAGCAGGTCAAAATCCTGATACACTTAAAAAAGAGATAAAAACTACAGCTATTTTAAATAATGGTGAAAGTGTAATAATTGGTGGATTAATAGAAAATAGAAGTGAATCAACAGTTCAAAAAGTTCCAGTTTTAGGAGATATCCCTTTAGTTGGAAGTCTATTTACAAATGATTCTACAACAAATAAAAAGAATAATTTAGTTGTTATTGTAACTCCATATATGATACCAAAAGCAAAAGATATTACTTATGTAAGAAATCAGTTAGCAGAACTTAAAGGAATGGAAGATAGATATTTAGCTGATTCTTTAATAAGATTAAAAGAGGATGCTATTAAGAAAAAATTGGAAGCTCAAAAAAGAGAAGAAAAAATTAAAAATTTAAATGAACAATTAAAAGATTTAAATAGTGAAACTTCGATAAATAAAGATTCACAAGCTGAACATGACAAAAGAGTGAAAGAACTTTTAGGACAATAA
- a CDS encoding PDZ domain-containing protein, translating to MNINFSKLFQKLIPFIYIILIAYILNSILFFFLPKNGVSYIKDSSSTLDYKKYDFYSNIKKIEDRSFEQIKDKPLQTLEKYDLKAIYYTAFDKGWITIEEKSRTQSYILAYGEEIDGYVLFKLFKNYVLFKKNNKEYKLEIKEKEISNFDMNQSNQQIEEKENGAVVKREYLNSYISNVEKIWSNISIQELKNGDKIEGFKIENINKDSVFEKLGLKKGDVIKSVNNNVLSSYAEAFKVYNNIENTKYLNIEILRNNEVVELNYEID from the coding sequence ATGAATATAAATTTTAGTAAATTATTTCAAAAATTGATACCTTTTATTTATATCATATTAATAGCATATATATTGAACTCAATTTTATTTTTCTTTCTTCCTAAAAATGGAGTTTCATATATAAAAGATTCTTCTTCAACTTTAGATTATAAAAAATATGATTTTTATTCTAATATTAAAAAAATTGAAGATAGAAGTTTTGAGCAAATAAAAGATAAACCTCTTCAAACTTTAGAAAAGTATGATTTAAAAGCAATCTATTACACAGCTTTTGATAAAGGCTGGATAACAATAGAAGAAAAATCTAGAACACAAAGTTATATATTAGCTTATGGTGAAGAAATAGATGGTTATGTACTTTTTAAACTTTTTAAAAACTATGTACTTTTCAAAAAAAATAATAAAGAATATAAATTGGAAATAAAAGAGAAAGAGATTTCAAATTTTGATATGAACCAAAGTAATCAACAAATAGAAGAAAAAGAAAATGGAGCTGTTGTAAAGAGAGAATATTTAAATTCTTATATTTCAAATGTGGAAAAAATATGGAGTAATATTTCTATACAAGAGTTAAAAAATGGAGATAAAATTGAAGGTTTTAAGATTGAAAATATAAATAAAGATTCTGTTTTTGAGAAACTTGGTTTAAAAAAAGGAGATGTTATAAAATCAGTTAATAACAATGTTTTAAGTTCTTATGCTGAAGCATTTAAAGTTTATAACAATATTGAAAATACAAAATATTTAAATATAGAGATTCTAAGAAATAATGAAGTAGTGGAGTTAAATTATGAGATTGATTAA
- a CDS encoding type II secretion system F family protein has translation MLFRYSGFDSNGLKVKSKLEASTLEEAKVKLKAKGILYTFLQEENFSISKISFKRKRNITLADLSYLSRDLSIYLNSGISLIQAIDLLKQRYKNDRVLGSFFESISTYLDEGKTFYQALDSQNVLKLPEFYKQSIKISENGGLLESVLLELSVFLKEQDRIKKQVGSAMAYPLFILFISFFMVGFMLSFIVPKITGIFTQINQELPTSTKIVITLGDFFSNNYGYIILFFVVLIGGFIFLLKKSKPFKYAFDKFCLRVPFFSKMIEQGELSRFSYMNSILIKSGIPIVQAINLSANILKNSVIKRVFIDASKSVVEGKKLSVLLANNKIYKIDEAFIHSIAIGEDTSRLSQILNNLASLYNEANKDKTDIFLSLLEPIFMLFVGSIIGFIVISMLLPIFSMNLG, from the coding sequence ATGCTTTTTAGATATAGTGGTTTTGATTCAAATGGTTTAAAAGTAAAATCAAAACTAGAAGCATCAACACTTGAAGAAGCAAAAGTAAAACTAAAAGCAAAGGGAATTTTATATACTTTTTTACAAGAAGAAAATTTTTCTATTTCAAAAATCTCTTTTAAGAGAAAAAGAAATATAACTCTTGCTGATTTGTCTTATCTTAGTAGAGATTTAAGTATATATTTAAACTCAGGAATTTCACTTATTCAGGCAATTGATTTATTAAAACAACGATATAAAAATGATAGAGTTTTAGGTTCTTTTTTTGAGTCAATTTCTACATATTTAGATGAAGGAAAAACCTTTTATCAAGCTCTTGATTCTCAAAATGTTTTAAAACTTCCAGAATTTTATAAACAATCTATTAAAATCAGTGAAAATGGTGGATTATTAGAATCTGTTTTATTAGAATTATCTGTTTTTTTAAAAGAGCAAGATAGAATCAAAAAACAAGTTGGAAGTGCTATGGCTTACCCACTTTTTATCCTATTTATTTCTTTTTTTATGGTTGGTTTTATGCTTAGTTTTATAGTTCCAAAAATTACTGGAATTTTTACTCAAATAAATCAAGAATTACCAACAAGTACAAAAATAGTTATAACTTTAGGGGACTTCTTTTCAAATAATTATGGTTATATAATTTTATTTTTTGTTGTTTTAATTGGTGGATTTATTTTTTTATTAAAAAAATCAAAACCATTTAAATATGCTTTTGACAAATTTTGTTTAAGAGTTCCATTTTTTTCAAAGATGATAGAACAAGGTGAATTATCTCGTTTTTCATATATGAACTCAATCCTTATAAAATCAGGTATTCCAATAGTTCAAGCTATAAACTTAAGTGCAAATATTTTAAAAAATTCTGTAATAAAAAGAGTATTTATTGATGCTTCAAAGAGTGTAGTTGAAGGGAAAAAACTCTCAGTTTTATTGGCAAATAATAAGATATATAAAATTGATGAAGCTTTTATTCATTCTATTGCAATTGGGGAAGATACAAGTAGATTATCACAAATTTTGAATAATTTGGCATCACTTTATAATGAAGCAAATAAGGATAAAACAGATATTTTTTTATCTTTATTAGAACCTATTTTTATGTTATTTGTTGGAAGTATCATAGGTTTTATTGTTATTTCTATGCTTTTACCAATTTTTTCTATGAATTTAGGTTAA
- the gspG gene encoding type II secretion system major pseudopilin GspG: protein MKKAFSLMELMVVIIILGLLAAFVLPNLTGKSDEAKDKLVCIQMKSIAQTLKMFKLDTSAYPTTEEGLKILVEKKYFEDGKSPKDAWGNEFVYIATDDGFDLVSFGADKKENSEDDIYLSKCSK from the coding sequence TTGAAAAAGGCATTCTCTTTAATGGAATTAATGGTAGTGATTATCATTTTAGGACTTTTAGCTGCATTTGTTTTACCAAATTTAACAGGTAAAAGTGATGAGGCTAAAGACAAACTTGTATGTATTCAAATGAAAAGTATAGCTCAAACTCTAAAAATGTTTAAATTGGATACTTCTGCATATCCAACAACAGAAGAGGGTTTAAAAATCTTAGTTGAAAAGAAATATTTTGAAGATGGAAAGTCTCCAAAAGATGCTTGGGGAAATGAGTTTGTTTATATAGCAACTGATGATGGTTTTGATTTAGTATCATTTGGTGCAGATAAAAAAGAAAATAGTGAAGATGATATTTATTTATCAAAATGTAGCAAATAA
- a CDS encoding cadherin domain-containing protein: protein MHKKMTKYTILLSALLFTGCGGGSSSSSDTSAPTFTSSNSVSVNENQTSAITLVATDSSSITYSLSGTDSSFFDIDSSSGVITFKVAPDFEAKNSYSFTAIASDSSNNSSSQEVTINILDVDENGTFIDDIVSGIKYINGSITAFTDINGNFQYIAGSPISFYIGNIKIGEIEQLPSDNKVFIQDLVGVDRNNTSDEKVIKIAKLLQSIDSDETDKILITEETFKKFESISDNIENIDIDTILINNAFSPKSENSVMEHLENTNIKYDTVNPTLTYDKSEEEVVSHSSLYKIKGTASDNVALENVNLEINGTITPIEVTNGEYTASLSLKAGENIYKIIATDKNGNKAEVRGSVYLGHTTAGANAHSGAIKGGKLYTWGRNNYAQTGIGYTSTLSTSTTEYPHPISPKYIAVNDVKFVSLSFNQNFSTAIDENANLWTWGEDKSGQLGRGNLEKDSCSGTEDCRKTIEKVDNLTNIISVATGYNHTIALKNDGTVWTFGKNDKGQLGDGTTTNQSTPVKVLFNESDNVKVVQVAGSSNSSYAIDNLGRVWAWGSNSYSNLGQGSASSTAQTTPILVPFSQEVEIVSIDAGRDHVVALDKSGVVYAWGLNASSQVGFNGINYKGNANAWASPVTSPTIIPSTQTNPATEVFANGNISYILRSDNKVYPWGMFGTTDSSGKTTYANLDEPEDKLPLLTSVRDIAVGILHQVAIQKDGTIFTWGWSFEGSLGGGETTADTWMYNNPIIPVFPE, encoded by the coding sequence ATGCATAAAAAAATGACAAAATATACGATACTCTTATCCGCATTATTATTCACAGGATGTGGAGGAGGGAGTTCATCATCTTCAGATACTTCTGCACCAACTTTTACATCTTCAAATAGTGTTAGTGTAAATGAAAATCAAACATCTGCTATTACTTTAGTTGCAACTGATTCTTCTTCTATTACTTACTCTTTAAGTGGTACTGACAGCTCTTTTTTTGATATTGATAGTTCATCTGGTGTTATTACTTTCAAAGTAGCTCCTGATTTTGAAGCTAAAAACAGTTATTCATTTACTGCTATTGCTTCTGATTCTTCTAACAATAGTTCTAGCCAAGAAGTTACTATTAACATTTTAGACGTTGATGAAAATGGTACTTTTATTGACGACATTGTTTCTGGTATTAAATACATAAATGGTTCTATTACTGCTTTCACTGACATCAATGGTAATTTTCAATACATTGCGGGAAGTCCTATTTCATTTTATATTGGAAATATTAAAATTGGTGAAATTGAACAACTCCCTTCTGACAATAAAGTATTTATTCAAGATTTAGTTGGTGTTGACAGAAACAATACTTCTGATGAAAAAGTAATAAAAATTGCTAAACTATTACAATCTATTGATTCTGATGAAACTGACAAAATCCTCATTACTGAAGAAACCTTTAAAAAATTTGAGTCTATTTCTGATAACATTGAAAATATTGATATTGACACTATTCTTATCAACAATGCTTTCTCTCCTAAATCTGAAAATAGTGTTATGGAACATTTGGAAAATACAAATATTAAATATGATACAGTAAATCCAACATTAACTTATGATAAGTCTGAAGAAGAAGTTGTATCTCACTCTAGTTTATATAAAATAAAAGGAACTGCAAGTGATAATGTTGCATTAGAAAATGTTAATTTAGAAATAAATGGAACTATTACACCTATAGAAGTTACAAATGGAGAGTATACTGCTTCTTTAAGTCTAAAAGCAGGAGAAAATATCTATAAAATTATTGCAACAGATAAAAATGGGAATAAAGCTGAAGTTAGAGGAAGTGTTTATTTAGGACATACAACAGCTGGTGCAAATGCTCATTCAGGAGCAATAAAAGGAGGAAAACTTTATACTTGGGGAAGAAATAATTATGCTCAAACAGGTATAGGTTATACTTCAACTTTATCAACATCAACTACAGAATATCCACATCCAATTAGTCCAAAATATATAGCAGTAAATGATGTAAAATTTGTATCACTTTCATTTAACCAAAACTTTTCAACAGCAATTGATGAAAATGCTAATTTATGGACTTGGGGAGAAGATAAATCAGGTCAATTAGGAAGAGGTAATTTAGAAAAAGATAGTTGTAGCGGAACTGAAGATTGCAGAAAAACTATTGAAAAAGTTGATAATTTAACAAATATCATATCTGTTGCAACAGGATATAATCATACTATTGCTCTAAAAAATGATGGAACGGTTTGGACTTTTGGTAAAAATGATAAAGGACAATTAGGAGATGGAACTACAACTAATCAGTCAACTCCTGTAAAAGTTTTATTTAATGAAAGTGATAATGTAAAAGTAGTACAAGTTGCTGGTTCTTCAAATTCTTCTTATGCTATTGATAATTTAGGAAGAGTATGGGCTTGGGGAAGTAATTCTTATTCAAATTTAGGACAGGGAAGCGCTAGTTCAACTGCACAAACTACACCTATTTTAGTTCCATTTTCTCAAGAAGTTGAAATTGTATCTATAGATGCAGGAAGAGATCACGTTGTAGCTTTAGATAAGTCAGGAGTAGTTTATGCTTGGGGATTAAATGCAAGTAGTCAAGTTGGATTTAATGGAATTAATTATAAAGGAAATGCAAATGCTTGGGCAAGTCCAGTAACATCTCCTACAATTATCCCATCAACTCAAACAAACCCTGCAACAGAAGTTTTTGCAAATGGTAATATTAGTTATATTTTAAGAAGTGATAATAAAGTATATCCATGGGGAATGTTTGGGACAACTGACTCTTCAGGAAAAACAACTTATGCAAATTTAGATGAACCAGAAGATAAACTTCCTCTTTTAACTTCTGTGAGAGATATTGCTGTTGGTATTTTACATCAAGTTGCTATTCAAAAAGATGGAACTATATTTACTTGGGGATGGAGTTTTGAAGGATCTTTAGGAGGAGGAGAAACTACTGCTGATACATGGATGTATAACAATCCAATAATCCCAGTATTTCCAGAGTGA
- a CDS encoding di-heme oxidoredictase family protein has product MKKNIRLMGLSLCTFALVGCGGGSSSSSDTSAPTFTSSNSVSVNENQTSAITLVATDSSSITYSLSGTDSSFFDIDSSSGVITFKVAPDFEAKNSYSFTAIASDSSNNSSSQEVTINILDVDENGTFIDDIVSGIKYINGSITAFTDINGNFQYIAGSPISFYIGNIKIGEIEQLPSDNKVFIQDLVGVDRNNTSDEKVIKIAKLLQSIDSDETDKILITEETFKKFESISDNIENIDIDTILINNAFSPKPENSVMEHLENSLVNYGIWSTPAGSATVDYDKLEPFMKTIINIEANEIGSVSQGRELFIAQWQAAPGTRSTLDGLGPMFNADACTACHVSDGRVAPFNTNGGLDDSFLFRVGDKNGNTHPIYGGQFQTHSTVGEAEASISLTKNETTGKIEFSSIPNVKTDGFNLGPRIAPHLLGMGLLDLVPQETILEYEDENDENNDGISGRAHWVFEENETRLGRFGWKAINSTLRTQNAGAFHQDMGLTSSVNSEENCTSNQEICSSEPNGGYPEVSEDSLQAIVNFMTTVGVPQRRIENQENFDKGAILFNSIGCASCHRPTMITGESTKFKSLSNQKIYPYTDLLLHDMGENLSDGVKEKDANASEWRTPPLWGIGIVEQKEGARFLHDGRASTIQEAILEHSGEAQKIKEKFVDLDSTDKENLLTFLRGI; this is encoded by the coding sequence ATGAAAAAAAATATTCGTTTAATGGGCTTAAGTCTTTGCACTTTTGCCCTAGTTGGATGTGGAGGAGGGAGTTCATCATCTTCAGATACTTCTGCACCAACTTTTACATCTTCAAATAGTGTTAGTGTAAATGAAAATCAAACATCTGCTATTACTTTAGTTGCAACTGATTCTTCTTCTATTACTTACTCTTTAAGTGGTACTGACAGCTCTTTTTTTGATATTGATAGTTCATCTGGTGTTATTACTTTCAAAGTAGCTCCTGATTTTGAAGCTAAAAACAGTTATTCATTTACTGCTATTGCTTCTGATTCTTCTAACAATAGTTCTAGCCAAGAAGTTACTATTAACATTTTAGACGTTGATGAAAATGGTACTTTTATTGACGACATTGTTTCTGGTATTAAATACATAAATGGTTCTATTACTGCTTTCACTGACATCAATGGTAATTTTCAATACATTGCGGGAAGTCCTATTTCATTTTATATTGGAAATATTAAAATTGGTGAAATTGAACAACTCCCTTCTGACAATAAAGTATTTATTCAAGATTTAGTTGGTGTTGACAGAAACAATACTTCTGATGAAAAAGTAATAAAAATTGCTAAACTATTACAATCTATTGATTCTGATGAAACTGACAAAATCCTCATTACTGAAGAAACCTTTAAAAAATTTGAGTCTATTTCTGATAACATTGAAAATATTGATATTGACACTATTCTTATCAACAATGCTTTCTCTCCTAAACCTGAAAATAGTGTTATGGAACATTTGGAAAATAGCCTAGTAAATTATGGTATTTGGAGTACTCCTGCTGGAAGTGCTACTGTAGATTATGATAAATTAGAACCTTTTATGAAAACTATTATAAATATTGAAGCTAATGAAATTGGTTCTGTTTCTCAAGGAAGAGAACTATTTATAGCTCAATGGCAAGCAGCGCCAGGGACGAGAAGTACATTAGATGGACTAGGACCAATGTTTAATGCTGATGCATGTACAGCTTGTCATGTATCTGATGGCAGAGTAGCTCCTTTTAATACTAATGGGGGATTAGATGATTCATTCTTATTTAGAGTTGGAGATAAAAATGGGAATACTCATCCTATTTATGGAGGACAATTCCAAACTCATTCAACTGTAGGAGAAGCAGAAGCAAGTATTAGTTTAACAAAAAATGAAACAACAGGAAAAATTGAATTTTCTTCAATTCCAAATGTAAAAACTGATGGATTTAATCTTGGACCTAGAATAGCTCCACATTTATTAGGAATGGGGCTTTTAGATTTAGTTCCTCAAGAAACAATTTTAGAGTATGAAGATGAAAATGATGAAAATAATGATGGAATTTCAGGTAGAGCTCATTGGGTTTTTGAAGAAAATGAGACAAGATTAGGAAGATTTGGATGGAAAGCAATAAATTCTACTTTAAGAACTCAAAATGCTGGTGCTTTTCACCAAGATATGGGATTAACTTCTTCAGTTAATAGTGAAGAAAATTGTACTTCAAATCAAGAAATATGTTCTTCTGAGCCAAATGGAGGATACCCTGAAGTTAGTGAAGATTCTTTACAAGCTATTGTAAATTTTATGACAACAGTAGGAGTGCCACAAAGAAGAATTGAAAATCAAGAAAATTTTGATAAAGGTGCAATACTATTCAATTCAATTGGTTGTGCTTCTTGTCATAGACCAACAATGATTACAGGAGAAAGTACAAAATTCAAAAGTTTAAGTAATCAAAAAATTTATCCTTATACTGATTTACTACTTCATGATATGGGTGAAAATTTAAGTGATGGGGTAAAAGAAAAAGATGCAAATGCAAGTGAATGGAGAACACCACCTTTGTGGGGGATAGGAATTGTTGAACAAAAAGAAGGTGCAAGATTTTTACATGATGGAAGAGCTTCAACTATTCAAGAAGCTATTTTAGAACATAGTGGAGAAGCACAAAAAATTAAAGAAAAATTTGTTGATTTAGATTCAACAGATAAAGAAAATCTATTAACATTTTTAAGAGGAATATGA
- a CDS encoding YigZ family protein, with translation MKFVQKEFSCSIEEKKSKFMAFLMPYEIFDEVMIRLRKEHSKAVHFVYAYRYLNEFEQIVENSSDDGEPKGTSGKPSLAVLSGAEIINSAVIIVRYFGGVKLGTGGLVRAYGDSVNEAIKIATFKEYKKLIFKTLECEYSELSQLEYLLNQEDINIKSKDFSTNVSLQIELTNEQFEQLLPLLSRNIKIF, from the coding sequence TTGAAGTTTGTTCAAAAAGAGTTTAGTTGTTCAATCGAAGAAAAAAAATCGAAATTTATGGCTTTTTTAATGCCTTATGAAATATTTGATGAGGTGATGATAAGATTAAGAAAAGAACATTCAAAAGCGGTACATTTTGTTTATGCTTATAGATATTTAAATGAGTTTGAACAAATAGTAGAAAATAGTAGTGATGATGGAGAACCAAAAGGAACAAGTGGAAAACCATCACTTGCTGTTTTAAGTGGAGCTGAAATCATAAATAGTGCAGTGATAATTGTGCGATATTTTGGTGGTGTAAAACTTGGAACTGGTGGATTAGTACGAGCTTATGGTGATAGTGTAAATGAGGCTATAAAAATAGCGACTTTTAAAGAGTATAAAAAATTAATCTTTAAAACTTTAGAGTGTGAATATAGTGAACTCTCACAACTTGAATATCTTTTAAATCAAGAAGATATAAATATAAAATCAAAAGATTTCTCAACAAATGTAAGTTTACAAATTGAACTTACAAATGAACAATTTGAACAGCTTTTACCTTTACTTTCTAGAAATATTAAAATATTTTAA